Proteins found in one Takifugu rubripes chromosome 15, fTakRub1.2, whole genome shotgun sequence genomic segment:
- the cyb5d2 gene encoding neuferricin, producing MVCNLCLAFLSLAVLFISLEWDCSTQNNVKSGKYLTTETPVRVLSSHELSLCDGQKGSRGLYLAILGQVFDVHKGYKHYGPGGPYHFMTGKDASLAFITGDFTEIGLTDDVSSLSPLQVMALYDWLTFYQKHYQPVGLLTGRFYSKTGEPTDTLLQAEASLAEGQRIKAQSEAEKLHFPPCNSQWSTAERGRVWCTNKSGGVERSWTGVPRKFYSPGSTGVRCVCVEDPSAADEDPNLQKYDGCSPHADSCLVET from the exons ATGGTGTGTAACTTATGCCTCGCGTTTTTATCTCTCGCGGTGTTATTCATTTCTCTTGAGTGGGACTGTTCTACTCAAAACAACGTTAAATCTGGAAAATATCTAACCACGGAAACTCCCGTTAGGGTGTTGAGCAGTCATGAATTATCTTTGTGCGACGGACAGAAAGGCAGCAGGGGCCTCTACCTGGCTATACTGGGCCAAGTCTTCGACGTTCACAAAGGATACAAGCACTATGGGCCCGGTGGGCCTTATCACTTCATGACAG GAAAAGATGCTTCACTGGCATTTATCACTGGGGACTTTACAGAAATTGGTCTGACAGATGATGTGTCCAGTTTGTCTCCACTGCAGGTGATGGCACTTTATGACTGGCTGACCTTCTATCAGAAGCACTACCAACCAGTAG GTTTGCTAACAGGCCGGTTCTACAGTAAAACTGGGGAGCCCACCGACACATTGCTGCAGGCAGAAGCATCACTGGCAGAGGGCCAGCGAATCAAGGCCCAGTCTGAGGCTGAGAAATTGCATTTCCCACCCTGCAACTCACAGTGGAGCACTGCGGAAAGAGGACGAGTCTGGTGCACGAATAAGAG TGGTGGTGTGGAGAGAAGCTGGACTGGGGTCCCACGGAAGTTTTACTCCCCTGGCTCCACAGGtgtgcgttgtgtgtgtgttgaagacCCCTCTGCAGCAGATGAAGACCCAAACCTGCAGAAGTATGATGGCTGCTCTCCACATGCAGATTCTTGCCTCGTTGAAACATAA